Proteins encoded by one window of Vibrio panuliri:
- the gloA gene encoding lactoylglutathione lyase, with protein sequence MSNGRILHTMLRVGDLDKSIQFYTDVMGMSLLRKNENTEYKYTLAFLGYGDESQGAVIELTYNWGTSEYDLGSAFGHIAIGVDDIYATCDAIKAAGGNVTREAGPVKGGTTHIAFVKDPDGYMIELIQNSHASAGL encoded by the coding sequence ATGTCAAACGGACGCATCTTACACACCATGCTTCGCGTAGGTGATTTAGACAAATCGATTCAGTTCTACACTGATGTGATGGGCATGTCGCTATTACGCAAAAATGAGAATACTGAGTATAAATATACACTGGCTTTCTTAGGCTATGGTGATGAATCTCAAGGCGCAGTGATCGAATTGACTTATAACTGGGGAACCAGTGAGTATGATCTTGGCAGTGCATTTGGTCATATTGCCATTGGCGTTGATGACATCTACGCAACTTGTGATGCAATCAAAGCGGCGGGTGGTAATGTCACTCGCGAGGCTGGCCCAGTGAAAGGCGGGACAACGCACATTGCGTTTGTAAAAGATCCTGACGGCTACATGATCGAACTGATTCAAAACTCTCATGCTTCAGCAGGTCTTTAA
- a CDS encoding siderophore ABC transporter substrate-binding protein, whose amino-acid sequence MYRYVTSLVLVFLSSLSFANEIVVEHFKGTLKLDHTPKRVVAIGYGVVDALDQFGIKPVAVANATHLPHYLQQYGQASYPSAGSHFEPDFESIYSQKPDLIIVGPRAATKYDELSKIAPTLVFTANLKHDYWASTQAQWRNLGKVFSIERQVELKIAQLDQKITAIKAYNQQHKVDAMTLLSVGENITSFGQDSRFSAIYQDFGFVETVDSLESGSHGDLVSFEFVMQSDPSIILAIDRNQLDASSNLDMADILDNDLVKQTRAFKNAQIAMLDVDAWYLSIAGVSATEKMVEDIQQVLKL is encoded by the coding sequence ATGTACAGGTATGTCACTTCACTCGTTTTGGTCTTTTTATCATCACTCAGTTTTGCTAACGAGATTGTGGTAGAACATTTTAAAGGCACGCTGAAACTGGATCACACGCCTAAAAGAGTGGTCGCGATAGGCTATGGTGTGGTTGATGCGTTGGATCAGTTTGGTATTAAGCCTGTGGCGGTGGCGAACGCGACACATTTGCCCCATTACTTACAGCAATATGGTCAGGCTTCTTATCCATCCGCGGGGAGCCATTTTGAGCCTGACTTTGAAAGTATTTATTCGCAAAAGCCCGATCTTATTATCGTTGGGCCAAGAGCCGCGACGAAATATGACGAACTGAGTAAGATCGCCCCAACTTTAGTATTTACCGCGAACCTTAAGCATGATTACTGGGCATCGACACAAGCCCAGTGGCGCAACTTAGGTAAAGTCTTTTCGATTGAGCGACAAGTTGAGCTGAAAATTGCCCAACTTGACCAAAAAATTACGGCAATTAAAGCGTACAATCAGCAACATAAAGTTGATGCAATGACACTATTAAGTGTTGGAGAAAACATTACTTCATTTGGGCAAGACTCCCGGTTTTCTGCGATTTACCAAGACTTTGGTTTTGTCGAAACGGTAGACAGTCTTGAGTCGGGCAGCCATGGTGACTTGGTATCGTTTGAGTTTGTGATGCAATCCGACCCGAGCATTATTCTCGCTATTGACCGCAATCAGCTTGATGCGAGTAGTAATCTTGATATGGCCGATATTCTAGATAATGATTTGGTCAAGCAAACTCGAGCTTTCAAAAATGCGCAAATTGCGATGCTTGATGTTGATGCATGGTATCTCTCAATCGCAGGTGTCAGTGCAACAGAAAAGATGGTTGAAGATATTCAACAAGTCCTCAAATTGTGA
- a CDS encoding electron transport complex subunit E — protein sequence MADNMKLFKNGMWDNNPALVQLLGLCPLLAVSSTVTNALGLGVATLLVLVGSNVCVSLVRDYVPKDVRIPVFVMIIAALVTCVQLLMNAYAYGLYLSLGIFIPLIVTNCIIIGRAEAFASKNDPIPAALDGFWMGLGMTSVLVVLGAMREIIGNGTLFDGADLLLGDWARALRIEIFQFDNSFLLALLPPGAFIGVGFLIALKNVIDKKLAQRQPKQEKPAIERARVTN from the coding sequence ATGGCTGATAACATGAAGCTATTCAAAAATGGTATGTGGGACAACAACCCTGCGTTAGTTCAGTTACTGGGATTATGCCCACTACTGGCAGTCTCTTCGACGGTTACCAACGCATTAGGCTTGGGCGTCGCAACTCTATTGGTACTGGTCGGTTCTAACGTCTGTGTATCACTCGTTCGCGACTATGTACCAAAAGATGTACGTATCCCAGTATTTGTTATGATCATTGCAGCACTGGTCACTTGCGTTCAATTACTGATGAATGCTTACGCCTACGGCTTATATTTATCCCTCGGCATCTTTATCCCACTCATCGTAACAAACTGCATCATTATTGGTCGTGCGGAAGCGTTTGCTTCTAAAAACGACCCAATACCAGCCGCACTTGATGGTTTTTGGATGGGCTTGGGGATGACTAGCGTGCTGGTTGTACTAGGTGCTATGCGTGAAATTATTGGCAATGGTACGTTATTTGATGGTGCGGATTTACTGCTTGGTGACTGGGCAAGAGCACTGCGTATCGAAATCTTCCAGTTCGATAATAGCTTCCTGCTAGCGCTATTACCGCCGGGGGCCTTTATTGGCGTTGGTTTTCTGATTGCTCTTAAAAACGTGATCGATAAAAAACTCGCGCAGCGCCAACCAAAGCAAGAAAAACCCGCGATTGAACGCGCTCGTGTAACCAACTAA
- the rnt gene encoding ribonuclease T has translation MTLENEALTLKKRFRGYFPVVIDVETAGFNAQTDALLEICAVTLQMDEHGDLHPASTLHFHIEPFEGANLVKEALDFIGIRDPFSPLRGAIPESEALKEIYKLVRKEQKAADCSRAIIVAHNATFDHNFVMAASERSKLKRVPFHPFATFDTATLSGLAYGQTVLAKACKAAGMEFDNKEAHSALYDTQKTAELFCGIVNKWKALGGWPLVDEEAEVTQQ, from the coding sequence ATGACTTTAGAAAATGAAGCTTTGACGCTAAAAAAACGATTCCGTGGTTATTTCCCGGTCGTTATTGACGTCGAAACCGCTGGCTTTAACGCCCAAACCGATGCTCTTCTTGAGATTTGTGCCGTTACATTGCAAATGGACGAGCACGGAGATCTTCATCCAGCATCGACGCTTCATTTTCATATTGAGCCCTTTGAAGGGGCCAACCTAGTCAAAGAGGCACTTGATTTCATTGGTATTCGCGACCCATTTAGCCCCTTGCGTGGTGCAATTCCTGAATCAGAGGCTCTGAAAGAAATCTATAAGCTTGTGCGCAAAGAGCAAAAAGCGGCAGATTGTAGCCGTGCGATTATTGTCGCTCACAATGCCACCTTTGATCATAACTTTGTTATGGCCGCCAGTGAGCGTAGCAAGCTAAAACGTGTCCCATTTCATCCTTTCGCGACCTTTGACACCGCAACATTAAGCGGCCTGGCTTATGGTCAAACCGTTTTGGCCAAAGCTTGCAAAGCAGCGGGTATGGAATTTGACAATAAAGAAGCCCACTCTGCGCTATATGACACACAAAAAACAGCAGAGCTATTTTGTGGAATCGTCAACAAATGGAAGGCCTTAGGTGGTTGGCCGCTTGTCGATGAAGAAGCAGAAGTAACACAACAATAA
- the bamC gene encoding outer membrane protein assembly factor BamC, with the protein MKLSPQLVVSSLAVFVLSACSGNADQRRQADNDFDYLDTAPLVEWKSLEGSDVRFYTNYQIPQGNYTGGIGNRVDIRPPQQVLELIPGARIERENGDVSIWLLKKDEADKVWQTAQTLITERDIGVRAQSDSRIETDWITWVAEDESLPLSTRYELARSVQNGRQVISLALIDWREGSEEQPVTFTNKERYSALMANLLTARYDLDIRKEAERKASELIKQIPISMGTDRSGLPVIIARSPYDVLWSRLPNILPAMGFKLEERNQSQGTVKASYVEPDDEFWQQVGVKPIELKPGTYTFLFGDLGNRTSINVTDAEGKPVAEELLRDMVPVLSAMAKKGQ; encoded by the coding sequence ATGAAATTGTCACCCCAGCTAGTTGTTAGCTCACTAGCTGTTTTTGTGTTAAGTGCATGCTCAGGTAACGCAGACCAACGACGCCAAGCCGACAACGACTTTGACTACCTCGACACAGCACCGCTGGTTGAGTGGAAGTCACTTGAAGGCTCTGATGTACGCTTTTATACCAACTACCAAATTCCACAAGGTAACTACACGGGTGGAATTGGCAATCGAGTTGATATTCGTCCTCCTCAGCAAGTACTTGAACTAATCCCAGGTGCACGCATTGAGCGAGAGAATGGTGACGTCTCAATTTGGTTACTGAAGAAAGATGAAGCTGATAAGGTTTGGCAAACTGCACAGACGCTTATCACTGAACGAGACATCGGCGTACGAGCGCAAAGCGATTCTCGAATTGAGACGGATTGGATCACATGGGTTGCAGAGGATGAGTCTCTGCCATTGAGCACTCGATACGAGTTGGCACGCAGCGTTCAAAATGGTCGTCAAGTGATTAGTTTGGCTTTGATTGATTGGCGTGAAGGCAGTGAAGAACAGCCTGTCACGTTTACAAACAAAGAGCGTTACAGTGCACTGATGGCAAACTTGCTAACCGCAAGATACGATTTGGATATTCGTAAAGAAGCGGAACGTAAAGCAAGTGAACTGATCAAGCAAATTCCAATCTCGATGGGCACAGACCGTTCTGGTTTACCTGTGATTATTGCTCGCTCACCATATGATGTACTTTGGTCTCGATTACCAAATATTCTGCCAGCGATGGGCTTTAAATTGGAAGAGCGCAACCAATCACAAGGTACAGTGAAAGCTTCTTACGTTGAACCGGATGATGAGTTCTGGCAACAAGTTGGTGTTAAGCCAATCGAGCTTAAGCCTGGTACATACACCTTCTTGTTTGGTGACCTTGGAAACCGCACGTCAATCAATGTCACCGACGCGGAAGGCAAACCAGTGGCGGAAGAGTTGTTGAGAGATATGGTTCCAGTGCTTTCTGCGATGGCAAAAAAGGGTCAGTAA
- the rsxG gene encoding electron transport complex subunit RsxG: MLNAIRKNGVVLAIFACASTGLVALTQYLTQDQIQLQEQKQLLSVLNQVIPQEMHDNVLYEACTLVQDPALGTEAAMPAYIATQQGQPTAIALEAIAPDGYNGAIKIIVGVKQDGTITGTRVLSHQETPGLGDKIDLRVSDWILNFAGKQVTADNESSWHVRKDGGQFDQFTGATITPRAVVKSVKRTVEYINQNREQLLAQPRGCGGNHG; the protein is encoded by the coding sequence ATGTTAAACGCAATTCGTAAAAATGGTGTCGTACTGGCGATTTTCGCTTGCGCATCAACAGGTTTAGTAGCTTTGACTCAATACCTCACGCAAGATCAAATTCAGTTGCAAGAGCAAAAACAACTGCTGTCAGTGCTAAATCAAGTGATCCCTCAAGAGATGCATGACAATGTGCTCTATGAAGCTTGTACCTTAGTACAAGACCCAGCTCTTGGCACTGAAGCAGCAATGCCTGCCTATATTGCAACCCAACAAGGTCAACCAACCGCAATCGCTCTCGAGGCGATCGCCCCTGATGGTTATAACGGTGCAATCAAGATTATTGTTGGTGTAAAACAGGATGGCACCATTACCGGCACGCGTGTTCTTTCACATCAAGAAACACCGGGGCTAGGTGACAAAATTGACCTTCGTGTCAGCGATTGGATTTTAAATTTTGCCGGCAAACAAGTGACCGCAGATAATGAATCAAGCTGGCACGTACGCAAAGATGGCGGTCAATTCGATCAATTTACCGGCGCAACCATTACACCACGCGCTGTGGTGAAATCGGTTAAACGCACCGTTGAGTACATCAACCAAAACCGTGAGCAACTACTTGCTCAACCACGAGGTTGTGGAGGAAACCATGGCTGA
- the motY gene encoding flagellar protein MotY, with protein MTVLSANSWAMDKYYGASPTQSQWQMVTNTPLQCQLVHPIPNFGEAVFTSHASKKINLDFELKMKRPMGETRDVSLVSMPPAWRPGDSADRMTSIRFFKQFDGYIGGQTAWSILSELEKGRSPTFSYQEWQSREQRIEVALSSVLFLQKYNVFSDCIANLLPYSFEDIAFTILHYDRSSVQLNKASQKRLAQIAEYIRYNQDIDLVLVSTYTGSEDSKSESQALSEQRAEVMRDYFKSIGLPEDRIQVQGYGKRRPIADNASPLGKDRNRRVVISLGRTQV; from the coding sequence ATGACTGTCCTTAGCGCCAATAGTTGGGCGATGGATAAGTATTATGGTGCCTCGCCCACGCAATCCCAGTGGCAGATGGTTACAAACACCCCATTACAGTGTCAGCTTGTTCACCCTATTCCAAATTTTGGTGAGGCAGTGTTTACTTCGCATGCCAGCAAAAAAATAAACCTAGATTTTGAGCTAAAAATGAAGCGTCCGATGGGGGAGACGAGAGATGTTTCGCTCGTTTCGATGCCGCCAGCTTGGCGTCCTGGCGATAGTGCTGACAGAATGACTAGCATTCGTTTCTTTAAGCAATTTGACGGTTATATTGGTGGTCAAACGGCTTGGAGTATTTTGAGTGAACTGGAAAAGGGTCGCTCTCCGACCTTCAGTTATCAAGAGTGGCAAAGTCGAGAGCAAAGAATTGAAGTTGCACTCTCTTCGGTGCTCTTCCTGCAGAAATATAACGTTTTTAGTGATTGCATTGCCAATTTGTTGCCGTATAGCTTTGAAGACATCGCCTTCACGATTCTACATTATGATCGCTCTAGCGTTCAGTTAAACAAAGCGTCACAAAAACGATTGGCACAAATAGCGGAGTATATTCGTTACAACCAAGATATTGATTTGGTGCTGGTATCTACGTATACCGGTTCGGAAGATAGTAAGAGTGAAAGCCAAGCCCTCTCGGAGCAGCGTGCCGAGGTGATGCGAGACTACTTCAAGTCAATTGGCTTGCCAGAAGACCGAATCCAAGTTCAAGGCTATGGTAAACGTCGTCCTATTGCTGACAATGCCTCACCACTGGGTAAAGACCGTAACCGACGCGTCGTCATTTCTTTGGGACGCACCCAAGTGTAG
- the rsxD gene encoding electron transport complex subunit RsxD has translation MAFFIASSPHAHSRRSTPDLMKWVALCALPGLIAQTYFFGWGTVIQLVMAIAIALSLEAMVMLLRKRPPMSALRDNSALVTAWLLAIAIPPLSPWWVITIGLVFAIVIAKHLYGGIGQNPFNPAMIAYVVLLISFPVQMTSWISPVELQATPISMADAFSLIFTGFNVEGLSLQQIRTGIDGVTMATPLDSFKTALVAGSTANEALSQPQFTAFAGIGWQWVNLAYLVGGIALLKLRVISWHIPVSFLVSLFVFSGLFMLITPDQTASPIIHLFSGATMLGAFFIATDPVSASTTVKGRLIFGAFIGMMVFIIRSWGGFPDGVAFAVLLANMCVPLIDYYTKPRTYGH, from the coding sequence GTGGCCTTCTTTATTGCCAGCTCACCCCATGCGCATAGTCGCAGAAGCACTCCTGACCTAATGAAGTGGGTGGCGCTTTGCGCCCTGCCTGGTCTTATTGCCCAAACCTACTTTTTTGGTTGGGGTACGGTGATCCAATTAGTTATGGCAATCGCAATTGCCTTGAGCTTAGAAGCAATGGTTATGTTGCTGCGCAAACGCCCACCGATGTCTGCTCTGCGTGACAACAGTGCGCTTGTTACCGCTTGGTTACTTGCGATTGCGATTCCACCGCTTTCTCCTTGGTGGGTCATCACCATTGGTTTAGTGTTTGCAATTGTGATTGCTAAACACCTATACGGCGGCATTGGGCAAAACCCTTTCAACCCAGCGATGATTGCTTACGTGGTGCTACTGATCTCATTCCCAGTTCAGATGACCAGTTGGATATCTCCTGTTGAACTGCAAGCAACACCCATCAGCATGGCGGACGCGTTCTCACTAATTTTTACTGGCTTTAATGTTGAAGGGCTATCTTTACAACAAATTCGTACCGGTATTGATGGTGTGACAATGGCGACCCCACTCGACAGCTTCAAAACCGCATTAGTCGCTGGTAGCACCGCCAATGAAGCTTTATCACAACCTCAGTTCACTGCATTCGCGGGAATCGGTTGGCAATGGGTGAACTTAGCTTATCTGGTTGGGGGCATTGCGCTACTGAAGCTGCGCGTGATCAGTTGGCATATCCCAGTGAGCTTTTTAGTGAGCTTGTTTGTATTCAGTGGTCTATTCATGTTAATCACACCAGATCAAACTGCATCACCGATTATTCATCTGTTCTCTGGTGCTACAATGCTTGGGGCATTCTTTATTGCGACCGACCCCGTTTCCGCATCAACGACTGTCAAAGGGCGACTCATCTTTGGCGCATTTATCGGTATGATGGTGTTCATTATTCGCAGTTGGGGTGGCTTCCCTGATGGTGTTGCTTTTGCCGTATTGCTTGCCAATATGTGTGTACCACTCATCGACTATTACACCAAGCCACGCACATACGGACACTGA
- the nth gene encoding endonuclease III: MNNTKRVEILTRLRENNPNPQTELNWSTPFELLIAVLLSAQATDVSVNKATDKLYPVANTPQALLDLGVDGVKEYIKTIGLFNSKAENVIKTCRILIEQHQGQVPEDRAALEALPGVGRKTANVVLNTAFGWPTIAVDTHIFRVSNRTKFAVGKNVDQVEEKLLKVVPKEFKLDVHHWLILHGRYTCVARKPRCGSCIIEDLCEFKEKTDV, translated from the coding sequence ATGAACAATACAAAACGTGTCGAAATTCTTACCCGATTGCGGGAGAACAACCCCAATCCACAAACCGAGCTCAACTGGAGCACCCCTTTTGAACTGCTAATTGCCGTTTTGCTCTCTGCTCAAGCAACGGATGTCAGCGTCAACAAAGCTACAGACAAACTCTACCCTGTCGCTAACACTCCGCAAGCCTTGCTTGATTTAGGCGTAGATGGCGTAAAAGAGTACATCAAAACCATCGGCCTATTTAACTCTAAAGCGGAGAATGTCATTAAAACCTGCCGTATTCTTATTGAGCAACATCAAGGTCAGGTTCCCGAAGATCGTGCTGCACTGGAAGCATTACCTGGCGTAGGACGAAAAACGGCTAATGTGGTACTCAATACTGCTTTTGGCTGGCCAACAATCGCGGTTGATACTCATATTTTCCGCGTATCAAATCGCACTAAGTTCGCGGTGGGTAAAAATGTCGACCAAGTTGAAGAGAAGTTACTTAAAGTGGTGCCAAAAGAGTTCAAACTCGATGTCCACCATTGGTTGATTCTTCATGGGCGCTATACGTGTGTTGCGCGTAAACCTCGCTGTGGCAGTTGCATTATCGAAGACCTTTGCGAGTTCAAAGAAAAGACCGACGTATAA
- a CDS encoding glycine cleavage system protein R encodes MTQHLVITAVGSDRPGVCNQVVRLVTQSGCNIVDSRIALFGSEFTLIMLLSGSNGAITRVETTLPLLGQEQNLITMMKRTAKHALLDKAYTIEALIEADDKKGLTEKFTQFFADKEIDLSSLSAQTIDKEKLESQHDQFHLTLTASVDSEFNLMQLQEEFTDLCRELDVKGSLNFIKNSQ; translated from the coding sequence ATGACTCAACATTTGGTAATTACTGCGGTCGGCAGCGATCGTCCTGGCGTATGCAACCAAGTCGTTCGCCTGGTCACGCAATCGGGCTGTAATATTGTCGATAGCCGCATCGCCCTCTTCGGCAGTGAGTTTACATTGATCATGTTGCTATCGGGCAGTAACGGCGCCATTACCCGAGTTGAGACTACGTTGCCTTTGCTTGGGCAAGAGCAAAATCTGATCACCATGATGAAGCGAACAGCAAAACACGCACTTCTCGACAAAGCCTATACCATCGAAGCCCTAATCGAAGCGGACGACAAAAAAGGCTTAACTGAGAAGTTTACTCAGTTTTTTGCTGATAAAGAGATCGATTTATCCTCGCTTAGCGCCCAAACCATCGATAAAGAGAAACTCGAGTCACAACATGATCAGTTTCATCTGACACTGACGGCATCCGTTGATTCAGAGTTTAACCTGATGCAGTTGCAAGAAGAGTTTACTGATCTTTGCCGCGAACTTGACGTAAAAGGCTCACTTAATTTTATAAAAAACAGCCAATAA
- a CDS encoding Na+/H+ antiporter family protein has translation MNPVVISVCIMLILALMRVNVVVALTFSAIVGGLVSGMSLNEAVSAFESGLGGGATIALSYAMLGTFAVAISRSGITDLLANSVIRRLNGKESNAATTGLKYGVLVALVLVTMSSQNVIPVHIAFIPILIPPLLGVFAKLKLDRRMVACVLTFGLITPYMILPIGFGGIFLNNILLKNLHDNGLDVVASQVPTAMLLPAAGMLFGLLTAIFVSYRKPREYAETSHTKANQQTQEINKKNILVAGLGIIAALAVQLTTGSMIIGALAGFMVFTFGGVIAWKETHDVFTKGVHMMAMIGFIMISAAGFAAVMKQTGGVESLVQALSTSIGDNKPLAALLMLVVGLLVTMGIGSSFSTIPIIATIYVPLALAFGFSPMATIALVGTAAALGDAGSPASDSTLGPTSGLNADGQHEHIWETVVPTFIHYNLPLIAFGWIAAMVL, from the coding sequence ATGAATCCTGTAGTAATATCCGTATGTATCATGCTGATACTCGCCTTGATGCGGGTAAACGTGGTAGTCGCACTAACATTCAGTGCTATCGTTGGTGGTTTAGTTTCCGGCATGAGCTTAAACGAAGCGGTTTCCGCATTCGAAAGCGGTCTGGGTGGTGGTGCAACCATCGCTCTAAGTTATGCCATGCTCGGCACCTTTGCTGTCGCTATTTCGCGTTCAGGCATCACTGACCTCCTGGCTAACAGTGTTATCCGCCGTCTAAATGGCAAGGAAAGCAACGCGGCAACAACTGGCCTAAAATATGGCGTATTGGTGGCGCTAGTGCTTGTCACTATGTCATCACAAAACGTTATTCCGGTGCACATTGCGTTTATTCCCATTTTAATTCCACCACTATTGGGCGTGTTTGCTAAGTTAAAACTCGACCGTCGTATGGTTGCTTGTGTCTTAACCTTCGGTTTAATCACACCTTATATGATTCTACCTATTGGCTTTGGCGGTATTTTCCTTAATAACATCCTATTGAAAAACCTGCATGACAACGGCCTAGATGTCGTCGCATCACAAGTTCCAACTGCCATGCTATTGCCAGCAGCAGGTATGCTATTTGGTCTCCTCACTGCGATTTTTGTCAGCTACCGAAAACCACGCGAATATGCTGAAACGAGCCACACCAAGGCCAACCAACAGACGCAAGAGATCAACAAAAAGAATATTTTAGTTGCGGGACTTGGGATCATCGCGGCGCTCGCGGTTCAATTAACCACGGGCTCGATGATCATTGGTGCGTTAGCTGGTTTTATGGTGTTCACATTTGGTGGCGTTATTGCTTGGAAAGAAACCCACGATGTCTTTACCAAAGGCGTGCATATGATGGCAATGATTGGCTTTATCATGATTTCAGCCGCGGGTTTTGCAGCAGTAATGAAGCAAACCGGTGGCGTGGAATCATTGGTTCAAGCGCTCTCCACCAGCATTGGTGATAATAAACCACTGGCTGCGTTGCTGATGTTAGTGGTCGGCCTACTTGTCACAATGGGCATTGGTTCTTCGTTCTCAACCATTCCTATCATTGCCACTATCTATGTGCCGCTTGCATTGGCATTTGGCTTCTCGCCAATGGCCACTATTGCTCTAGTCGGTACTGCAGCTGCACTGGGTGATGCAGGCTCGCCAGCCTCGGACTCAACCTTAGGCCCAACGTCCGGCTTGAACGCAGATGGTCAACATGAGCATATATGGGAAACGGTTGTTCCGACCTTTATTCACTACAACCTACCGTTAATCGCGTTTGGTTGGATTGCAGCCATGGTGCTGTAA
- a CDS encoding DUF2753 domain-containing protein: MEISDWEKHTLLADIALQEHDHLRCVLHYQQALTLSEQISESVEVDVEDRLMISVISCHNLATFWRTIGDTKYELKYLKLASEKVLTLVPQCPNTDCDAFVDSMGCCKKALVEFMKRHPNAKIARLVQDIDTATNCNLIAKFRLN; encoded by the coding sequence ATGGAAATTTCAGACTGGGAGAAACATACTTTACTTGCCGACATCGCCCTTCAAGAACACGACCATCTACGTTGTGTGCTGCACTATCAACAGGCGCTCACCTTGAGTGAACAGATTAGTGAGTCAGTTGAAGTCGACGTTGAAGATAGGTTGATGATTTCAGTGATTTCTTGCCACAATCTTGCGACATTCTGGCGAACGATTGGTGATACGAAGTATGAGCTTAAGTACCTAAAGTTGGCCTCTGAGAAAGTACTAACGCTGGTTCCCCAATGCCCTAATACGGATTGCGACGCTTTTGTTGACTCAATGGGTTGCTGTAAAAAAGCACTGGTTGAATTTATGAAACGACACCCTAACGCGAAAATTGCTCGCTTGGTGCAGGATATTGATACCGCAACTAACTGCAACTTAATTGCTAAGTTCCGGTTGAACTAA
- the dapA gene encoding 4-hydroxy-tetrahydrodipicolinate synthase: MFSGSIVALITPFTQDGEVDYVSLKKLVDFHVAAGTDGIVAVGTTGESTTLTIEEHVKVVHKTVEFAEGRIPVIAGAGANATHECITFSRLLNNSGIVGCLSVTPYYNKPTQEGLYQHYKAIAAETDLPQILYNVPGRTGVDMQPETVARLAEIENIVALKDATGDLSRVAKHRELCGEDFILLSGDDASGLDFVRLGGQGVISVTNNLAAEDMATMFRLAKEGRYEEADIINQRLMPLHKNLFVESSPIPVKWAAHQMGLIEFGGLRLPLTDLSAVAQPIVLKAMKDAGIN; this comes from the coding sequence ATGTTTTCAGGAAGTATCGTAGCGCTCATTACCCCATTTACTCAAGACGGCGAAGTAGATTACGTTAGCCTGAAGAAGTTGGTGGATTTTCACGTTGCAGCCGGAACTGACGGTATTGTCGCGGTGGGCACTACGGGTGAATCAACCACTTTGACTATCGAAGAGCATGTCAAGGTCGTTCACAAGACTGTTGAGTTTGCCGAAGGGCGCATTCCTGTTATCGCTGGTGCGGGCGCAAATGCGACGCATGAATGTATTACATTCAGCCGCTTGCTCAATAACTCAGGCATCGTCGGGTGCTTAAGTGTTACGCCATACTACAACAAACCGACTCAAGAAGGTTTGTATCAACACTATAAAGCGATTGCCGCAGAAACCGATCTTCCTCAGATCCTTTATAATGTACCAGGTCGCACTGGTGTCGATATGCAACCAGAAACGGTTGCTCGACTTGCTGAGATTGAAAATATCGTTGCACTTAAAGATGCGACGGGTGATTTAAGCCGAGTTGCAAAACATCGTGAACTTTGTGGCGAAGATTTTATCTTACTAAGTGGTGACGACGCATCGGGTTTGGATTTTGTTCGTTTAGGTGGACAAGGCGTGATTTCAGTTACCAATAACCTTGCTGCTGAAGATATGGCCACCATGTTCCGATTGGCGAAAGAAGGTCGTTACGAAGAAGCTGATATCATCAACCAACGCTTAATGCCTTTGCATAAGAACTTGTTTGTTGAGTCGAGCCCAATTCCTGTTAAGTGGGCAGCGCACCAAATGGGCTTAATTGAGTTTGGTGGCTTGCGACTACCGCTAACAGACCTATCTGCCGTTGCTCAGCCTATTGTGCTTAAAGCAATGAAAGATGCCGGTATCAACTAA